The Metarhizium brunneum chromosome 3, complete sequence DNA window GACTGCATCCGCAACTTTGAGCGGCTCGGCCGCCACCACGACATCTCCGTCTGgcccgtcgacgaggcgcgCACCATGTTTGGCGGCCTGTTCAGCGAGTCCGACTACACCAACGTCGAGCAGGTGCTCGTCAACCGGGCCAGCGGCTGGGTCGCCGCCGGGGACTGCCTGCAGGCCGTCACCCGCAGGGCCCTGGAGCTGGGCGTCGCCTACGTGGCCGACGaggtggcggcgctgcaggTCGACCGCGCCGGGCGGTGCACCGGCGTCCGGACCGCCGGCGGCCGGAGCCTCGAGGCGGCCCACGTCGTCCTCTGCACCGGCGCCTTCACGCCCAAGCTGCTGGAGGTGAGCGCCGCGGCGagcggcctcgacgccctgcaGGCCGGCTCGAGGATCTTggccggcggcatcaccaCGGGCATGACGCGGCTGGACGATGACTCGTACGCAAAGTTTGCGGATATGCCGGTCGGCATTCAGGGATACACGACGCTCAAAGGTAATAATATACTGCACCGTGTCCCCCTTTACCGCTGTTGTTATGTCTTGAGCAAAAAGGCTGACTAGTTGATGGTTCCAGCGCCCTTTATGGGAAGCCTGCCGCCCACCAAGGACAGGGAGCTCAAGTGGTGGGGGCAAAAGATCTTCAAGAACACCAAGGAGGTCCTTCCCGGGCGCTTCATCTCGATGCCGCCCGCGGAAGCCGACTATGCGCAGTGGAAGATATCCGAACGGCTCAAGGAGGACATTCTCAACGTGAGCAGCGCCTTTTACGGAAGCCAAGCTGCAAAGTGGAAGTTTGAGAAGCACCGCATCTGCTGGTAAGTCCGTTGCTGCCGTGTTTACTGCTGGCGCTTGGCGAACTGACCATCTACATCTAGGGACGCCTTCACCACCAGCTCCGACTTCATCATCTCGCCGcacacggcggccaagggaCTCTACGTGGCGACGTGCGGCTCGTTCCACGGGTACAAGTTCTTCCCCGTGATTGGGAAATACGTGGTGGACATGCTGGAGGACTCGCTCCCGGCCCAGCTGGCGAACAAATGGGCGTGGGACCGCGAAAGGCCCGACCCGTCCGTCAACCCCGACTGGCCGACCTTCGAGATGAAGGACTTGCTGGATCCTGTGAGGGAGTCGAGGCTTTAAACTGCCGCGCAGACACGTCGAGTGTTTCCATCACATGAGCTGTTGCCGCAGCGGAAGCAGGGCCTTGGGGGAACTTTTGGTCTCGGCAATACTATATGGCGCAATACATACATTAATACACGTGCATTTCATGTTTCTGACTGGAGGCTTGCTTCTAGTTTCCCATCTCGGACGTATACCGGAGTGAGTAGGTGGCTGGCAGTCTTGAGATGGACCGTTGGGCGTACGTAAAAATCGCGCGGCGTTGATACGAGTCTTTACACCTGCCTCGAAAAGTCGTCAATGGCGCCTTGCCAAGCCGAGCACTTGAGGGTATATGGAGACTTGGACACAAGTCTAGACTGATTATCTTGGGGCAGAACCTATAAGCTGTGGGTTGGCGCTCTTGCAATTTATGGTTATCGCCGTGAAAGGAAGGTTATTCAGGCGCAGGGGCTCCGCCGGGATCCGCCGCCGCAGGTTCCATTGTGAATGCGACCTTGGTTGATGGTGTAATCCAGCGAGTTTCCAAGAATAGACGACTGCCAcagttggaacttggaagtTGGGAGCAACTATGCGGCGTGACCATGGTTGATAActggctacatatgtactgcTCAAGTCACGGGTGCATGGGTCAACGGTGCTTGTAGCCGGCAACCGTCAACCCAGAGTCCTAGTtgagacaacattgaacatttgAACGTTTGCAAGTGAGAATGATTGACACATGTAGCATTTTACGCGCTACCCATTCTCCACACCTCTCCGCCGTCCGTCTGAATGGCTACTAATCGCCAAGTAGTACTTAGTACATAAAGTATGTAGGCGGCGCCGATCCGAGGCCCAGCAACACGAGGTGCTGCAAAGTCAATCCTGTCTGCATCGGCGCTTGACAAAGTCCAGAAGGAGACACGGGCCACGTCGTCCGATTCGGACAATGATCGACCGTTTCAAGCGGCCGCGTGCGCAACCAGCGTTCTTGGTCCAAGACGGCGCGCGATCCCTCGACGCCATTGGCCCCCGTGCCCAAGGGATGCCGGCCTGCCCAGGACCGAATCAGAGCTCGCGTCCGCCCTCGAACCTGCCTCTTCGGATCTGCCAAGAACGGTCATCGTGGCCCGCTGGCATTCGATGTTTATCGTCGCCAGCCCTCGGCGCTCGAtgcgacctcgacgccgtggAGCGTCCATGTcgtaccagacttgacttgacttgacccCTTCGGCCATGTCCCGTCCACTGCGGCTCTGGCTCGTGACTGTGCGCTCGCGAGCTTTAAGCTTCTTTTACGCAAGATCGGCAATCTCTAGCACGGGCTTTGACCCTGATGGATCGTCTGTGATTGCCCGTGTCATCGCCTCGAGCCCATCAACTCGATAGAATCGGCAGGTGACGGCGTGTAAACTGAACCAAGTCTGCGTATAAATACGGCCGAGGCCTCTCACGATATtggcctttcttttttttccgtcTTCATCCCATCAGAGCAGTTCGACTCTTACTTCTTGCACTTGACAGTACAGCATCTCCGGTCCCGCCTACAACATGGTCTCCAAGGCAGCTCTCGCGATTGCCAGCGCAATCTTTGCCGTTCAGTCGGCGACGGCCGCGCCggccaagaatggcaagtTCATCGTCGGCGGAGAGGCTGCCGCCCCGGGCGATTTCCCCTACATCGTGGCCCTGTTGTCGAGCAATTTCCAGTTCTGCGGCGGCACCCTGGTCAACAACGACACTGTCATCACCGCGGGTCACTGCACCAGCTCAGACGTTTCGGGATACGAAATCCGCGCCGGATCACTGGTGAGTTGTACTTGTCCGGGACTCACATCTCACGACTAACACGACGGCTTTTTGCGTCCTGTAGGCCTCGGGATCTGGCGGCACCAAGGTCAAGGTGCGCTCGGCCACCCGTCACCCCAATTACAACGCCAACAACCTGGACAATGACGTTGCCGTCTGGAAGCTGGCCACGGGGATTCCTGAAAGCGACACCATCAAATACGCCAAGCTGCCTGAGCCGGGCTCCGACCCAACGCCCGGCACCAACGTCACCGTAGCCGGCTGGTACGTACATGCACACGCGCGACGTGGATGAAGCTCCCGAGCCGAGCCCAGATATTGATGCCAACTGTCTGACTTTTGAGTTTAGGGGCCGTTTGACGGAAGGCGGAGCGACGCCCGACAAGCTGCAAAAGGTGACGGTTCCCGTCGTCGACCGCGCCATCTGCAAAAAGGCCTACAGCACGCCCACGCCGCTGGAGATCACGGACAACATGTTTTGCGCGGGCCTGGAGAAGGGCGGCCAGGATGCGTGCCAGGGAGACAGCGGCGGCCCCATTGTCCAGGGCGATGTGTTGATCGGCGTCGTTTCGTGGGGCACCGGCTGCGCCCGGCCCAACAAGTACGGTGTTTACACCAGGCTGGCCAACTATGACagctttctcaagaagtaCCTGTAGACGCCCGTCGTGGCAGGACATGAGCATGGTGCATGGTTGAGAAATGAGCTTCAGCCGGAATCATTTGCCTTCTCTCACACTATGAAATGGGCTCTCCCGTTGGCACAAATCATAGCATATTGACTTTAACACATTGAATATATTGGCATGAACAAGCAGTCGTCTACATCCCGTTGGCGCAAATCATAGCATATTGACTTTTGTCACATTGAATATATTGGGCATGAACAAGCAGTCATCTACAGCTTCGTCTTGGCATCGAGAAAGAACAGGTTCCGCCCGTCCTCGCCCGTCCGCACGCTTCCCGTCTTTCCCACGTGTTCTgcagccgtcgtcgccagcTGAGACAAGGTTAGCTCGTCGCCGTGGTTGGCGAGGAACCGCCTGCCCGTCCCTCGTAGTCTGCCGACAATGAGGCCTAGTCCCGGCGTGCCATCCCGGTTGTACTCGATGGTATAAGTCTAGAACGACGTTAGCCCGTGTCCATGCGGCCGATGCTCCCAACGCTCACCTCGATCGTGGCCGTGCCCTCTGCTGCTTCAGTAAACGGCGGGCTGTATCCGTCGACAACTTCCGGCAACGGGTTGCTCGTCGGATACGCCTGCCCGTCTCCCCTGGGCCGGGCCGACAAGCACAAGGCATGCTGGTGCGTCAGCATGCCGCCGTTGGCGAGAATGAGACCAGTGCTGTGCCTCTTGGCCCGTAGTTCCCGGgccatggcggtgatggccTTTTGCCACGTTAATACAGTGCGGTGGCCTGCGCGGACGCGTGCGACGGAGACTTACGTGCATGGAGTAGTTGTTTCCGGCGCCGCCGAACGAGGTCAAGCCCCCTAGGAGCGTGATGGGCTTCTGCCACGACGTGGTCGACAGGCCGACGTGGTCGCAGGCAAGCTTGGGCACAATGGGAAAACACCTGGCATGGCTGTGTCAGTGGCGGCGACTCCCACCATGCAATTGCGGCGGCCGTGTACGTACGAGTAAAAGTCGTAGCAGTCCACATCGCTCGCCGAGAGGCCCGAAACATGCAGCGCGGCATCGATGGACTTTGTGATGGCTTCGCTGTGGTGCAGATGCCGCCGTTCCCAAACTGGCGAGGGGTGCAGTTAGCATCCAGCGATCAACGACTCAACGGGCTACGTGTGCGCTCACAATTGTCCTTTTCGTGCGTGCCCGCGCCGCCCAAGACATAAATCCACCTGTCTTGGGGAATACCAAGCTTCTTTGCGTGTTCCGTCGAGGTGAGGATGCAGGCCGCGGACAAATTGACGCCGTTGAAGGCATTCATCAGCAGGGGATCTGGTCAAGGCATTAGCTCGGCCGTTTGATTCCTTTGTCGGGGGGGGAATGCGGGTGGCGTTACACGGATCGCAAATCATCCTGTTCTTCTTGGACACGAGGCCGATTTGCTCGGCCGTCTTGGGAGGCTGCTGGTAGTTCCACGAGTACACATTCTCGGAGCCGATCCGGTCAAACTCGGCATACATTTTGGCAGACTCGGCGGCGCTCTCTGCTGCCGACAGTCCCCGGTGCGCACGGCGGCCATTTTCGTACAGAGGGTACACATGGATCGGCAGGCCCATGGAGTGCAAGGTGCCGGAGCCTGTGCGAGGCGCATTAGACCACATAAGACATGTGCCGTGCGATGTGCCGACTACCTACTCTCTTTGAGGATGGAAAGGTCCAGGGATGCCAGCTGCTTCCCGTTGGGATCAGGCTCGAGCCAGCCCTTGGGGGGGTTTTCTCCGGCTTTTTGGCAGGCAGCAACTGCGACGGCGAGTTAGCAAACACGGTTCCTCGTTTTTTTTGAGGGGGGCAGACGCGGAAAAGACTTGCGAGATGCCAGCGCCTCTCCTCCCGTCAAGACGGAGACGAGGCTCCTCCGGGCGGCAATGTCTCGggcggcctcgtcgcatTGCAGGGCGGGCTGATTGCCGCCGTGctcgccgaggacgcggCGCGTGGGCTTGATGCCGAGTCGATGGGAAATGACGGCGGGCAGGTCATTGTACGCCCATGTCCAGGTTGGCACGACTCTCAAGCTGTCGACGTGCGCCAGCAGAGACTCCTGCGCGGCGTGGTCGAGTCCgctgtcgtcgacggcgcgaCGAACAGCGTTGACCATGAGCTGTGCCGGCTCGACGGCGTCTTCCACCTTGAACGACTTGTTGCGCAcgtcgcccacgcccacgaTGATGGGGACCGCCGGTTGCtgcgtggccatggtgccgATGCCGTCTCAGGGGGAGTGAAATGGATGCAAAAGACCACGTACAGTGACTACGTTGTTTTGCTGGTGGAGAGGAATCTTGTCGAGGGTCAACGTAGTGTTTTGATGCTCTGCTGGCTGGTAAACTGTCTGGTACGTATGTAGCCGGCAATCCCATGTGCTGCCGAGTACATATTCATTGTCCCAAGTCCAGCCTCTCGGCCGACCAAAAGTGGTTGCCGGCGGGGTTGACAGTTGACAGACTACCGAGTCTGGCCTGGTCTGGCCAATTCATTTATCAACATGGATCAATGATTGAGCATTGACGGAATTGACCCGCCGGGCAGCCTCTGAATATTTGGCCCGATAGTCCGATCAACCCCAGCTGGCGCGTAGCTCTAGCCTCTGAGCCGGAGTTGGGGCGGCTCCCGGCAACCGGCCCAACATTGCATGTACATGGACAGTCAATGCGTGTGTGAAGATTGAAGCGGGTGGACGCATCGAGGTACATGTACAGTCGATGCTGTTCCATGTCAAGTAGTTGCAGCCACTCGGCAACCAGAGCAAGACTCTCGCATCATTGATCCCTTTTCTGCACAACGCATCACGTCGTcgtttttatatatattgACTCGACTTGACATTTCCCCTTCTGGCCACGACAGTCGACTCATTCTTCTCTCCGCGCACCCAGCTTGGTCTTCCTCACCATGGCGCCATCACTCGCCTCACAGCCCCCCGAACTGTCCTTTTACGAGCTCAGCTTCCCCGCGGAATATGTGCTGCTGGTGACCATCAACCGCGAGTCGCACATGAATGCCATCCCCATGGCCGGCCACTGGCAGGGCGAGCGGCTGTGGCAGTGGTTCGACGACGAGCCCCAGCTCcgcgtcgccatcgtcaccgGCAAGGGCACCAGGGCCTTTTGCTGCGGCGCCGACCTCAAGGAGCAGGCGCAGAAGCAGCACGCCCTCGAGAAGCCCGACGCCCCGGCCTTTCCCACCGGCGGCTTCATGGGCCTCACCACGCGCGTGGGCAAGAAgcccgtcatcgccgccgtcaacggcttcgccctgggcggcggcttcgaaATCGCCCTCAACTGGTACGTCTTCTCTCGCCATTGACGGCGCGCGGCCACCCCCTTCAAGAAAGGTACTTTTTTTACTCACTATCCGCAGCGACATGGTGGTTgcctcgccgtcggccacgTTTGGGCTGCCCGAGGCAAAGAGAGGTctctgggcggcggccgggGGCATCCCCCGCGCCGTGAGGACGTTTGGCATGCAGATGGCGTCAGAGATTGTGCTTGCCGGCCGCGTCTtgtccgccgccgaggcgagGGACGCGGGTTTCTGCCGGGTGGCCGCGTCGCCGGGCGCCGTGGTGGGCGAGGCCGTCGCGCTGGCCGAGGACGTCGCGGCCATGTCGCCGGATGCCGTGATTGTGAGCCGTGCCGGTCTCAGACAAACGTGGGAGACGGCGAGCGTCGAGAGGGCAGCCCAACTGGTCCAGGACAGATACGCCAGGGGTCTCTTGGAGGGGGAAAATCTACGTCTGGGCCTCATGGCGTTTGTTACCAAGACAAAGCCAGAGTTTGTACCGTCAAAGTTGTAATAATACATGTAGCTGCCATTTCTGTCCAGAGTGTTTATCACGGCCTCGACTACGCGTGACAATGGGATGCagtcggcgccgccaagcaaaaaagaagcttcaatgttgtgtcGCGTAACACAGCCCGCTACACTGAGACTGGTTGTACGTACAAGGCACTGGGATGTCAACATTGGTCTGCAACAACCCGGACGCCACTGGAGACGTCAGCCAGTGCTGGTGCCGTATCTGGTACTCAAAGTACCGGACATAATTGACATTGTACTCAAGTGCTACTGCGGAGTACGGCCGTCGCTAGACCCCGGGGGCCGAGGCTCTCGGCTGTTTGGACCGCGTCGAGGGTCAATTGATGCGGGGTTACCGACCGAGttggcattcaatgttccatcattgatgtctgcTTAACTGCCCAGGCACCTGGGTAACTACAACATCTGGTAAGAGTCAATTCAATTGATGTTTCAAATGTTGATGGCCGCGGCTTCTTGGCTTGTCCGTGCCCTGTCGCCCAGTGCTCCATTTCAACACGACGCGCAACCTTCGCTTCTGTCGGATGCAGGACTCCATGCGGACAAGGGCAAaccgttcaatgtttcgtTGGCCCCTTGCTTCAGCAAATATCTGGCGAATACATAGGGACCTCTTTACATACAATCTCGCTACTATGCGTTGTCGCACACGCCTGGGTCTGCCTGTGTAATACCCTATTGGTCACTAGGAGAACAAGGATAACGAGAACAAAATAGCGTCTAGGGTAGCTCATGAGTTAcacaacatttgaacattTGTAGAAGTTCCTGATTGACTCGCTTTCAGGCGAGAGTAGCACCGACGACATACAAAAGCTCGCAGTTGAATATAGACACAGCCTCGATGGGTCATCTTGTCAATGTAATGATTCTATTCATCTCAGTAGCCGGCTACGTAACTAGCAGTGAGGCTATTCCTATGCCCAGTCTCTCCTTTGCGTAAGAGGGAAAACCGTACTTGGCCATGTACTAGTGACGTGTCTAGCCAGTGGCCGAGTCGGATGAAAACCCCTACCGCACAACTCAATCCTTGACGATGCATCCGTCTGCGTACACTTTGCCTacttctgctgctgcttggGAACGCCCAGAATGTCATCCATCTGACTATGAATCGAGTTGAGGTCGTTCTCTAGTTGCTGTTGTTCCGGAGTATACGTCTTGGTGAGCTCCTCGAACTTGGCATCGCCctgcttctccaagtccAAAAACTTGGTCTTCTTATCGCCCTTCAAGGGCTTGTCGTTGAAGTCAAAGATCTGGTCTCCGCCGTTGTTGGCACCTTGGGGGGCCGCCAGGGCAGATGCGGCAACTACATGTGTCACAATGTTAGTTGTCGGTTATGGGGAGAACAGGAGGCGGTGGTGACGCACAAGCCAGAAGAGCAATAGCAGTGAAGCGAACCATGGTGAAGTTTGCGGGGGGGTTGGGTATATAGAAAATAATGTGGTATAATAGTTTTGGAGAATAATCAAGACGGTAACCAGACCGAATGAATTAACAAGCAGAATCGAAGATGAACCGAGTGTGATGTGGTGTGATGGAGTGTTGTGAATGATGTGCTTCTGTGTGCTTGCGAGCTGCTCTATATATACTCGGATGCACAACTGATGATGCATTGCATGACGTCGCAAATTGTCAGCAGACTCAGTGTTTGTTGTTTACTTTGTATGAGACGTTGGGGCAACGCATGTTTCAGTCGCAGCTGCAACATGGAAAGATGATATCGCAAGGTTCTGCTGGGTACAAGGCGTACATGGAGACACCTTGAATCATTCGGTTCGTAAGGGGCTCCGAGCGCAGTGGCCGTATAGAAACAGCTGTTCGTGTTCCAACAAGGTAGGCTGATTATTGAGTTTTACAATTTCCCCTTCTTCGCGAGGCTAGCTATGtagttttcttcttcttcctcctgtTTTCCCCGGGTGCGGTGTAAACACCATCTAGTCTCTGCAGAGGAAGAATTATATCATTGATAATACATTGCCAACATTTTGTTCTTCTCATGCCACCGTGTTTCTATAGCCGTTGGGCATGCACGAAAATCCCCCAGACGACGAAAAGCTAAAACACCAGGCGAGTCAGAAGCATATGCCAAGTGAGAAACCCACGTTTGTCCTTACTGGGCCTTCCGACGTCGCAGAAACACAGCGCCCGGCTTATTACGCCGATGATTTATGGCGTGCTGAGTCGTGCAAAGGCCTGTTTCTAGACTTTCGAATCGAGCTTGTTTCATCTTCTGCGGCGCAGATCACCCGCATTTTATCGTTTGACACTGGTAGGGGTACGATCTGACGTGTCAACCTGAATAGAAGCAGAGGAAGGACAAGTTCTCACAAAACTATCAACTAAAGACCGAGAGTTTACCCGTCAATGACAGGTGCCATCAGAATTGATGGCTTGCACGATCCTCACCCGCCAAATGCCTACCGAACACGATCTGGTTGGTAGAGAACCTCGATGCAGATTGCAAGTCAATAGTTGTGCTCCAACACAGTGTTTTGATATGCTTCCTTGcttcttgtctttgtttttctttcctttacCCGTTTTCCGGAGGCTGTCATTTGCAAGCCATCTGttccagcaccaccgccatcgcATTGTCACAACGCACAAGACCCTGTACTTAATGCTTGCCTCGACCAAGCCATCGATCCCGTCACGGGGATTGATTGCGGCTTCGGATTTTCTGGTGCTATACCCGCTGAGTGTCTCGTTCTTTACGGAATCCCTTGCCTTGGACGTTGCTTCACGACATCGGGGTGGaatgggccatggcagccaagTACCTCATTCCAAGAAGGTATTTCCACAAAAGCATGTGTAGAGAGTTGTATAATGTACAAGTTCTATAActgaaaagaagaaaaatgtACGACTCTCGCGCTGTTGGATACATGTCACATTCCCGTCCGGTATAGGGTACATGCACCAGAGAGAAAGGGACGCaacaaaaaacaacaacgTGGATAAGTTATATGCTATGCAAGCtcatctacctaggtatcttTGGTCTTACACAAAAACGACAACAAAGCTACATGCTGGTTATGCGCGCGCAGCCTCTAGGCGCGCAGTGCCTCCAAGACCCTTTCCCCCATGGCCAGaaccttctcctcctccaaccgCCGCGCCACAAGCTGCAGACTAATCGGCAGGCCATGCATGGTCTCAGCGTCGTCTATCCAATGTCACATAAGTATACattttttttcgtttcttgCATCGCAAACTGATTTGTTCTTGGGTGGTAGGAGATACTCACAGTCACCATTGATGGCCTCGCAGTCCGAGCCGAGAGGCTGGTATAGTTCCTCAATGCGGTCAATAGCCTTGTCGACAGTTAGGCCGGTCGGGAAAGAAAGGCACGAGTAGTCGAGAATGTTGTAAACACCCGTGTACCCgactgaaaaaaaaacataaaCACGTTAGCCCAACACGTTTTTTGCTCCTCACCACCTTTGGCCCCCTCGTCGGCGCCACCTACCATGCTTGAATGAGCCGTTCTTGACGGTATTGAACGGAATGGTCGGGCACAAGATGGCATCGATGCCGGCCCTGTTCCAGCGGTCCAGGTAACGGTTCTGGAAGTCGACTCGTTCCAGCTGCAGGTTCCACATCTCGTACGTCGACAGCTCCTTCGCGTCCCTGTACTGCTCCATCTCCGGTCTCCACGGCTCGCCCGTCCTCTCCAGCTGCTTCCGGATGGCCGTGCCTCCGTCAGCGACAAACATGCGGCCCAGAAGCTCGAGGCCTTCCTTTTGGTCAGCAGGGTCCCATTCCACCACGTCGTGCCCGGCCGCCTGGAGTTTGGACACGACCTCGCCAAGGGCACGCGTCACCGGCGGGGTCGGGCGGACCATGTTGTCGTGCCACATGACGGCAATCCTCAGCCGGTTGGGAAGCTGCACGTCCCGCCAAGGCATGGGCAGGCAGCGCGGATCCAGAAGCCAGGGCTGGCCGTCGACCACGTTCTTGGTGTACATGGTGATGTCGTCGAGGGTCCGCGCCATGGGCCCGTTGACCGACTGCACGGCTTCCTGTCCCGGCATCCCGGATCGCGTGTTTCTCACGGGGAACCGCCCCGAGGATGGGCGAAGCGTGAAGATGCCCGTGCAGGCGGCGGGAATGCGAAGCGAGCCGCCAATGTCTGACCCGACGCCCATCGGGCTCCCCTTCATGGCGAGAAGCGCAGACTCGCCCCCggagctgccgccgctcgtcgtcttcctgtTGAGCGGGTTGACCGTGCGGCCGAATACATTGTTGACGCTTTCAgcaatcatcatggccgtggGGGTGTTGGTCTTGACGTAGAAGACGGCCCCGGCATTCTCCAGGAGCTGCGCCAAC harbors:
- the fap1_2 gene encoding L-pipecolate oxidase, encoding MAPAGSSYIIVGAGVFGVSTAYHLIRKYPSASVTLVDRDAFDADSRVAASWDWNKVMRADYDDPVYCELALEAQDVFTSDPLWRPFFHQTGLYWMCGRDYARDCIRNFERLGRHHDISVWPVDEARTMFGGLFSESDYTNVEQVLVNRASGWVAAGDCLQAVTRRALELGVAYVADEVAALQVDRAGRCTGVRTAGGRSLEAAHVVLCTGAFTPKLLEVSAAASGLDALQAGSRILAGGITTGMTRLDDDSYAKFADMPVGIQGYTTLKAPFMGSLPPTKDRELKWWGQKIFKNTKEVLPGRFISMPPAEADYAQWKISERLKEDILNVSSAFYGSQAAKWKFEKHRICWDAFTTSSDFIISPHTAAKGLYVATCGSFHGYKFFPVIGKYVVDMLEDSLPAQLANKWAWDRERPDPSVNPDWPTFEMKDLLDPVRESRL
- the TRYP_8 gene encoding Trypsin encodes the protein MVSKAALAIASAIFAVQSATAAPAKNGKFIVGGEAAAPGDFPYIVALLSSNFQFCGGTLVNNDTVITAGHCTSSDVSGYEIRAGSLASGSGGTKVKVRSATRHPNYNANNLDNDVAVWKLATGIPESDTIKYAKLPEPGSDPTPGTNVTVAGWGRLTEGGATPDKLQKVTVPVVDRAICKKAYSTPTPLEITDNMFCAGLEKGGQDACQGDSGGPIVQGDVLIGVVSWGTGCARPNKYGVYTRLANYDSFLKKYL
- the sidH_0 gene encoding Mevalonyl-coenzyme A hydratase sidH, with product MAPSLASQPPELSFYELSFPAEYVLLVTINRESHMNAIPMAGHWQGERLWQWFDDEPQLRVAIVTGKGTRAFCCGADLKEQAQKQHALEKPDAPAFPTGGFMGLTTRVGKKPVIAAVNGFALGGGFEIALNCDMVVASPSATFGLPEAKRGLWAAAGGIPRAVRTFGMQMASEIVLAGRVLSAAEARDAGFCRVAASPGAVVGEAVALAEDVAAMSPDAVIVSRAGLRQTWETASVERAAQLVQDRYARGLLEGENLRLGLMAFVTKTKPEFVPSKL
- the amdS_1 gene encoding Acetamidase; its protein translation is MTSATLTAVNATNGTNGRASWEQIGARKRQELLASIPKEWLIPADVLPAETEDDVTSWPETCGWFTAEELAITNASATELIPRLASGELSCEQVTRAFCKRAAAAHQLTNCLSETCFDRAIKTAKERDRHLEQTGKPVGPLHGLPISLKDNFNLEGLDATVGFVSLVGDAAKADSTLAQLLENAGAVFYVKTNTPTAMMIAESVNNVFGRTVNPLNRKTTSGGSSGGESALLAMKGSPMGVGSDIGGSLRIPAACTGIFTLRPSSGRFPVRNTRSGMPGQEAVQSVNGPMARTLDDITMYTKNVVDGQPWLLDPRCLPMPWRDVQLPNRLRIAVMWHDNMVRPTPPVTRALGEVVSKLQAAGHDVVEWDPADQKEGLELLGRMFVADGGTAIRKQLERTGEPWRPEMEQYRDAKELSTYEMWNLQLERVDFQNRYLDRWNRAGIDAILCPTIPFNTVKNGSFKHVGYTGVYNILDYSCLSFPTGLTVDKAIDRIEELYQPLGSDCEAINGDYDAETMHGLPISLQLVARRLEEEKVLAMGERVLEALRA